The DNA segment TTTTGCCTTCACCATCTCAATGTCCTTTTCTAATTATCTTTATCTTGCTCCTTAGAAGAAGAACCTCACACTACAGAGCTCAAGCACCCCACCCCCAAGTAATCCTCTTTGTCCTTGTTTCTgcattatatttattcattatttattttccaattGCTTCATCAATCTACCATTTCAACATAGCAGGTGGTCAAAATGTCAACTATGCCAATGTATCAACAGCAACAAGAACAACCTCCTCCGATGAGTGTGACACAACATTCACCACATGAGTCCATTGGTCCCGTGATTGGGGTTCTGGTCGTGGTTATTGTGTTAGGCGTAATTGCTGTTATGATTGGAAGGCTTTGTTCAGGAAGAAGAATCATGGGGCATGGTCAATACGATGTAGAAAGGTGGGCAGAGAGAAAATGTTCATCTTGCATTGATGGCAGAATTAACCTCTCACTTCCCACAAGAGCCAGTGAGTCAAGCAACTCAGTTCCTGAAACACCCATCCACACTTGTCAAGAAACCAAGCGACCAGAACAATCTTCTCAGACATCGCCACCTAACCTTTGATTTCCATCTGGGTgtctttttaaagaaaatattgttgTCTTGTGTTATTGTTTCAATTTTcgttcttcttttgtttttccctttttgtccTATCGAATCACCCTCTTCAGGTAGTTACCAAAATTTAGTCTTCAGATGTAATTTCTATCTGTAATATATAAGGCTGCACTATCTACTCAATCATGCAGTATCCCACTATCCCAGGCTTCACTGTCACTTTACAGAGGTCGTTTAACACTTTAGTTATGTACCTTACAATATATTATTGGTCACATTCTCACAGCCTCCCAAGTATTCTTGTTTCGTTATTATTAAACTGCTGCTTAATGACATGGATTAGCAAAACTTTTATTATGTGAAGAATTTTACTAATAAAATGTGATAAGcagacaagaatcaagataaattaaatatttaacagtcttatattaaataaatttcttgcaagttgcaagtttTATATCATATCTTTTTTAACACGTTGATAACTTGTTATGAGATGGCACAACAAATTTTGACCCATGCTTTGACTAGGTGGTTCTTCAAGAGTTCTATTCCTCTCGCAAAGGAGGAGCTTGGTGAAACATGATAATAGTAGAATGACAATTTAAATGGGTAGAAGAAGTAACAATATAAATGGATATACCGTATCACCCTAAGAAAGGCTTATTTGTGCAAATAGATGAGTGTgaatataaatgtttttcttattaGCTACTATGATACCAAaagttttttcatttattcagACTGCTATCTGAAAATGAATCTCATCTGTGGCAATGCCGGTATGGTCACTTAAGCTATAAGGGAttgagagagaacactttttTATAAGATGGTAAATGGGCTGCCTTCACTCAAAGAAGCTTTAGCACACAAAGATTCTATCCTAAGAAAAGTTTATGGAGCCCATCAAACAAGCTACAACTCGTGCAAGCAAATATATGCAAGTATATTAAATCATAATCAAATAGCAACAAGAGGTACATTCTaagttttattgatgatttcaCTTGTAAAACGTAGAGTTCTTCTTACATGAAAAAATAGAGGATTTTGCCatgtttagaaattttaaatcaTGTGTTCTAAAAGAGACTAGTACATATATTGCTTCTTTGAGGACAGATCAAGGTGGTGAATTCACCTCAAACGAGTTTGCAAAGATCAAGGCATAAGTAGACAATGACGGCAACTTATAtagggtgtttggtttggtgcTAAAAAACCATGGTGAGTGCAAAATCATGATGATTTCATTACAGAAgcaattatttgttgttttcataAATCGTGATGAGTTCAACTCACCACCAATCTAAACACACAATTTATACTCCTTGGCAAAggaggaagaaaaaataaaaataaaacgatAATGAATATTGTGCTATATATTGATTGAGAAGCAACTTCATAAAATGTTTTAGTCTGAAGTTGTAAAATAAAGTGGAAATATCCTTAATAGATGTCCTATTATGGATGTGCAAAACAAAACTCATTTTGATTTTAGAgtatttttgtcatttcataaacatacatttttcttttgttttatttttttcaatcaaatacAGGAATAAAAAAAcacctttattttctttttcttctatttttttcctatcaTATAACTGAAAagttatctcattttttttccactttcttttcttgtaaCCAAACATAGTGTTGACAGTTGAGTTTGTAAGTGATCAACGGTTACCAACCCATATTACTAGTTCGCTTcgggggaaaaaaaaaacatattactagACTTAGACAGTgtcaagaagaaaaagaaaagtctaAGACAGTGTGAAAGGACTGCAGTTGTCGTATGGCGACCTTAATACCCAATTTGGTGCATTTTTGCCAAACTACTCTTCCAGATACGTCTCACCTCAGAATGATCTTAGCTAGCAAAATCCATTTTTTGTATATTGGTTTCTTCTCGTCACTGGATTTTTGTATGCGTATTTTTTACCTAATAAGAGTGGTATAAAAGTTTTTCGTTTATCTCTTTTGAAGAATTGAgagcatttaaaatttaaccatcaataaaaaagataagaataaaTGAACAGAGTCAATAGGAGCATGTGGACTTCTAAATATGAAAATGTACTAGATTCTTATATTTTCTGTTCCGTGTACCCACCACTGCTATTCAACCCAAGTCATAAAAGTTCAAGTCACACATACCGACCCGTGTGcgaaaataacagaattgagTTGAAATTCGAAGCCAATATATTGGTTTATTAATGTTGAATCATGTTATATAAACACCTGCAACCAGCATCGGTTACTACCACCGAATCAGATAATCAAGCAGAAGCAGATGGATGCCACTAGAATTTTGGCACAAGGAGTATTTGTGTTCCTTGTTATTACGTGTGTGGGAGCCGAGAGCGAGCCCAGAACCATTTTGGTTGGAGACTCTCAAGGTTGGCAAGCCGGCACTAACTACACCCAATGGGCCATCCAAAATAGCCCCTTCCACATCAATGACACACTTCGTAAGTACTAAGTACCACCATCAATATcaatttactaattttttttcaccaaatTTTAGTGATTATTTGGTAGCACTAAGTACTCTCATTAGTATCAATTTACTAGCTACTAGCAATTTTGCAAATTTGCTATCCAACTTGATTGATCATTAGTCAAAATTATGGTCACAGTATATTCctaaattttttctatttttaatttcttaatcaatgatGAATTTTCTTGAGACATTCATTCACATTTTTTGTAGTGTTACGTTTGAGGTCAAAGTAATTTTGTCAACAGATTAAATTATTGTTGacgtttattttgtttttatccatTGATTTACACTGGAACATACGTCGCAACATTTCTAACCGCAAATCAAATATACACTAATTAAGCATATAATATATAGTTTTGGATGATTGATGGGTTGATTTTGGGAGGTGCAGTGTTCAAGTATCCAGGGAATTCCACGACGCTGGCTCAGAGTGTGTACTTACTACCAAACCAGTGGAGCTACATAACGTGCGAATTCAGAGGGGCAAAGCTGCTGGGTAACGCAACTGAGGGTGATGGTGAGGGCTTTAAGGTTGAACTTAATCAGTTGAAACCTTATTACTTTGCCTCTGCGGAAGGCAACTTTTATGACTGCATTGCTGGCCTTTCAAAGTTCATTGCTGTGCCATCAACAAGCTCTGGCTGAATCCTTAATTTCTCATCCTTTGCACCAACAAATTAAGTAATTTGCATCTGACACTATTGaattccaaaattaaataaatggatCCGGGATCCTCATCAGCCAAACATTGTACGGGTGTTATGCTATGTTAATGCACCCTTGGTCCtagtatattttccttttttagtaTGATGTATTATTTTTGTCTCGTGTTCAATAAAACTGCATTTGGTTTGGTATTCTTCGTTTTTCGGTTTAGGCTCAATTAGTCAATTGTCTTCAGGGCTGCTTTGAAATATTGAGAAGTCATCGTTTGGGAGTGTTACTTGTGCATCCAGCATTTTTTGCTAGGACACCCAGCATGTAGGGTGAAATGATAAAATGTCCTTCAccctaataatataaataaagttaCAGTTTCATTCGTACGGCATGcatccttcttcttcctctttctacagtcttcttcttcctcttcctattCCAACGGCTCTTTGTCTTCCTCTTCTTACGGCGGTTCGTCTTCCTCTTCCTATAgtgcttcttcttcgtcttcctctTCCTACGGCGCTTCTTCTTCCTGTCACCGTTCGTGTTCGTGATTGTTCCTTgtggttcttcttcttcctccacttCATCCGCCGCtgtgattcttcttcttcctcttcaacaaaaaatgacatttttctgaaaaaatctcATACGTATCATCAATCCGTATGATTCATACGGATCGGCAATTCGTATGAATCACATGGATTGGCAATCCGTATGTGTCATACGGATCGATAATCCGTATGATTGATCCGTATGGTTGATCTGTATGtgcatatcatttttttttgtttacctcTCCTTTTTCGACGACAAAAACTGACCAAAAATTATCGTATACTCCTTACAAACGCACGTACACCACCGGAGACCAAATATGTTTCCAAACCGCCCTTAATGGAAGCAAGTTACACTAAGTGATAGAAATTTTGCGGAAAAAAAATGGcactgcaaaaataaaaaataaaaaccttgctactatttataacaaaaaatatcataaggatattttcaacattttgaaaaattgttgGGTGCCCCAACAAAAATGCTGGGAGCCCCAAGCATTTTCCATTGTTTGGGCATACAGCCAGCccaatgtttgtttgtttggtcTGACCAACTATGGGTCATCCTTTACCACACGACACTTTCACTAATAGGGATGTGGAAATAGTTTATTCCAATTGAATCGAATTGTaactgaatttaaatttaatttattttttcttaaactagttttaaaaaaataagtgtattattttataaaattaatttggttaACCAAATTATTTCTATAATTACCAAActgattttcatttaaatattttttcattttaaaaaaatagttcaaatattagttaaaaaatcagTTCAAAATTGATTCgacttttaaaatcaatttaaaattgattaaaaactaattcagtttaaaattaatttttaaattaatttgattttgaattagTCTTTAATTCAGTTTGACATTTTAGATACAAAATCAAACTGGTTAAAACCGTTCAAAACCAGtttgtttcagtttttttaccGAATTATTTTTTACACGTACCCCTAACAGTGACATGGATGGTGCAGACCttgtttgtattataatttgGTTGCTCATCGATAATATTACATAATGACTTATATACCCCTTATTTTTGGTGACTAATAACGCTCATACCCTTGTACTTGGAAAACTGTTCTTCTTATGTTTGAATTGAAATtagaaatattatatatgttttttaatgtaaatttaattaatagaaataaaataagaatcgTTATTCTTTGATAGAATCACTTttatctaaataaaaatattttttcacctgaaaatcAAATATGCATTTGATCGGTAAAAAGAAGTTATAATGGCCTACTGAAAGACGCCCTAAGTCAACCTTGGATTTGATTGCGTAACCCAAAAAATTCCTCTCCGGCTAGTATGGTTGCGCGTTTTTCTACTTAGTTTtactgttttaaattttgattgtgGAAAAGTTAATAACTACCGTGTCATTATTCCGTAAAAGTGGCGCAACGCTTGTTCATCATTACACTTACGCGTTATGGAGATAAGAGATCTATTTGGTGCTCAGTCTGTGATATATATCATACTGCCCACGAAGCAAAGCCATCAAATGATGTTCATACTAGCTTGGTGGGAAATTGGGAATATTATGTTGGATAACTGAGGCAAGTTTGTGATATCTGAATTAATCTATGTCCAAAAAAAGGAGTCAAAACAAAAGAGCAAAAGTTTTCTACCTAATAGTGATAATCATATTCTACATTAACGTTTTATCAATGATCAAGTGCAACTTATGAACAGATTAAATATGAGTAGTAAGCTATATGGATTGTAATCCAAATGTTGACCCTGTCAATCACAACACAAGGAAGCTCAACTAAACTTTGTCTATTTGAATTGTAATCCATGTGATCCAGTCTTCAGGTGCAAGATAAACCAACCATACCTATAACCCTAGCTATATAGCTTGCCGCATTCTAAATGCTTTTACGAAGTTTGTCTATTTTCGGCTAGAATCGTAGGGTCCATCATCTAATAATGAACTAGTTCCAGATTCAACAATATATGACCTTATACCTAAGCCTTTGGCTGCATATGGCACGAACATTATCTCATATAATAGAGATCGAAAGAATAAAGTTAGTCAAAGATTAACTggaattatttttcattctcatagtttatttattaaaacataataattcAGATTAGTTAATTATgggaacaaatatttaattttattagagttattcttgaatttatatatatatccaaaaaTAATCTGTCATTACTAAAGACTAATTTTATTAGAGTTTCTCACTCCTCACCATCTTTGAAAACTATTTACTACATAGCCATAATTAATTAGTtgtttaaatatcttttaaaagttATCCAAtgattatgtaattaattaaaaaatcaccttactatttaaaaaaacactatttgtaaaaaatcacctaactttatattttaaaattcactatttgtaattaaattaagtatATAATTCAGATTTACTCTTTTAattcgtatatatatatatagaccctCTATGATCAAATGTTCTTGCTATTAATTTCGAGCGAATgaaatttagttattataaaaccTTACATCCAGCATGGTTGGCATAAAGACCAAGAACCTACTTAGTATTTATTTCAATAACTTGTCAATGAATTATCTTTCTCGTGCATTCCAATAACTTCTCAATGGAAGGTTTttttctcctccaccactagAAATGACTGGCGAAATTTGTGTAAGATATTCTCCTCAtacttatactttttttatgaaaaaatttatcttcGATATTGTAACCGCACATGTagcaattttattattcatttctaTTTTATGTATACTTAAATATCTATATAAAAGACTCAACTCAAGTTTGTGATCGATGAGTAGCAAGGAAAATTCAAGTGTTGTACGTAGTCTTTGGTATTGGCATGAACTTCGAAACGTTTATTTATACTTATAGTGTTTGAGTGCAATAATCTCACCTCAAAAAAATGATCATGTGTCATTTAAATTACCagtgatatatt comes from the Glycine soja cultivar W05 chromosome 6, ASM419377v2, whole genome shotgun sequence genome and includes:
- the LOC114414696 gene encoding uncharacterized protein LOC114414696 — encoded protein: MDATRILAQGVFVFLVITCVGAESEPRTILVGDSQGWQAGTNYTQWAIQNSPFHINDTLLFKYPGNSTTLAQSVYLLPNQWSYITCEFRGAKLLGNATEGDGEGFKVELNQLKPYYFASAEGNFYDCIAGLSKFIAVPSTSSG